GGCTGCAGCAACCTCCACAACCAAGCCGTCGGGCACGTTCGCGCCGCTGGCCCAGCCGACGTTCGCCGTCCTGTGGGTGGCGACGATCCTCGGCAATATCGGCAGCTTCATGCGCGACGTGGCCAGCGCGTGGCTGGCGACCGACCTGTCTTCTTCGCCGGCCGCCGTCGCCACCATCCAGGCCGCGGCCACGCTGCCGGTCTTCCTGCTGGCGATTCCGGCGGGCGTGCTGTCCGATATCCTGGACCGCCGCCGCTTCCTGATCGTGATCCAGATCGCGCTGGCAGCCGTCAGCGGCACACTGGCCTTCCTGTCCTGGCAAAACGGCCTGACCATCGAAATCCTGATTGCGCTGGCGTTTGCCGGCGGGATCGGCGCTGCGATGATGGGGCCGACCTGGCAGTCCATCGTGCCCGAACTGGTGCCGCAGAACACGCTGCGCCAGGCCGTGGCCCTGAACGGGCTGGGCGTCAATATCGCCCGCGCCATCGGCCCGGCCATGGGCGGCCTGCTGCTGGCCGCGTTCGGCGCGGCCGCCACGTATGGCGCCGACCTGGTCAGCTATGTGTTCGTGATCGGCGCGCTGATCTGGTGGAAGCGCCCGGTGCAGCCAAGCGATCCGCTGCGCGAGCACTTCTTCAGCGCGTTCCGCGCCGGGCTGCGCTTCACGCGCGCCCATAGCAAGCTCCATATCGTGCTGCTGCGGGCCGCCGTGCATTTCGCGTTCGGCAGCAGCGTCTGGGCCTTGCTGCCGCTGGTGGCAAAGCAGTTGCTGCATGGCGGCGCCGGGCTCTACGGCGTGCTGCTGGGCGCGGTGGGTGCCGGCGCCATCCTGGGCGCGCTGTCGATGCCCACGCTGCAGAAACGGCTCGATGGCGACGGCGTGATCCTGGCGTCCGCCATCGCCACCGCCGTGGTCATGGCCGGGCTGTCGTTCGCCCCGCCGGTGTGGCTGGCCCTGCCGTTGCTGCTGGTGCTGGGCGCCGCGTGGATCCTGGCGCTCACCACGCTGGGCGGCGCGGCACAGGCCATCCTGCCGAACTGGGTGCGTGGCCGGGCGCTGGCCGTCTACCAGATGGTGTTCAACGGCGCGCTGGCCGGCGGCAGCCTGCTCTGGGGTTTTGTGGCGCAGGCCATGGGCACGCCCCATGCGCTGCTGATCGCTGCCGTGGGCCTGGTGGTGGCGGCGCTGCTGCTGCACCGCATCCGCCTGCCCCGTGGCGAGGAAGACCTGGGGCCGGCACGCCACTGGCCCGAGCCCGAGATGGCCGACGACATCGCCCATGATCGCGGCCCGGTGATGATCCTGATCGAGTACTGCATTCCGGCGGCCAACCGCGACGCGTTCCTGCGTGCCGTGCATCGGCTGTCGGAAGAACGGCTGCGCGACGGCGCCTTCAACTGGGGCGTCATGGAAGACCCGGCCAACCCGGAGCTGCTGACCGAATGGTTCCTGGTCGAATCGTGGGCCGAACACCTGCGCCAGCATCGGCGCGTACCGAACGCCGATGCCGACCTGCAGCGCGATGTGGCCGGCTTTCACGTGGCCAGCGAGCCGCCGCGCGTGCGGCACCTGCTGGGCGTGGGACTGCCCGACGCCACGCGCTGACCCTCCAAATCCTGCCGTTTTGTTGTTGTATAGCGAGACCATCATGAAGATCTATCTTGTCTCCCTTGGCGCCGGCATCCTGGTCGGCATCATCTATGCCCTGATGCAGGTGCGCTCGCCCGCGCCGCCGGCCGTGGCGCTGATCGGCCTGCTGGGCATGCTGATCGGCGAACAGGTGGTGCCGCCGATCAAGCGCATGATCGCGGGCGAGCCCGTGACCGTCGCCTGGTTCCATTCCGAATGCGTGCCGAAGATCACCGGCACGCCCGGGCCGGCCACGCTGACCGCCAGCCACGATGAAAAGACCGATGCGGCGCACTGACGGGCTGGCATTGCTGGCGGCCCTGGCCGCCCCGGCGTCGGCCCTGGCGGCCGATTCCGTCACGATCTACGGGCGGCTCAATACCGCCATCGAATACTCGCGCGCCAGCACGGCCACCGACGGCACGTCGCTGGGCAGCGTGGTGCGCCAGACCAACTACCGGTCGGTCTGGGGCCTGCGCGGCGAGGAAGGCCTGGGCGGCTCGCTCAGGGCGGTCTGGCAGATCGAAAGCAACCTGTCGATCGACAATGGCCAGGGCGGCATTGCCACGCGCAACTCGCGCATCGGCCTGCAGGGCGACTACGGCCTGCTGTTCATGGGCCACTGGCACACGCCCTACACCGAGTCGACCATGGCGTACGACCCGTACTATCCGACCACCGCCGGCTACATGGCGCTGATCGGCAACGGCTCGACGTCCAGTTCCGACAACGTGCAGGACACCAGCTCGTTCGACCGCCGCCAGAAGAACATCCTGCAATACCGCTCGCCGCAGCTGGCTGGCGCCAGCGTCTGGCTGGGCTGGGGCCTGCCCGAGGAAAAGAACACCGTCGCGCGCAACCCGGCGCTGTATTCGGCAGCCGTGGTCTACGACCAGGGGCCGCTCAACGCCACGGTGGCGTACGAAATCCACCAGCACTACCAGGCGGCCGGGCGCAACGACGACGCGCTGAAGGTGGGCGTGGCCTACCAGCTGTTCAGGGGTACCCGCATCTCGGCGCTCTACGAACACCTGCACTATCGCACCGACACCGGCGACCTGCAGCGCAACGGCTACTACGCGTCGCTGGTGCAGCAGCTGGGCCCGGGCAGCGTCCGGGTGGGCTTCGCGCTGGCCGCCAACGGCACCGGATCGTCCACGGACACCGTCGGCTTCTTCCGCAGCGGCGCCGAGACCGGGGCCACGCAGTTCACCGTCGGCTACGACTATCCGCTGTCGAAGCGCACGGCGCTGTTTGCGTTCTACAGCCGCATCAACAACAGGCGGAACGCGATCTACGATTTCGCCATCAACGAGCTTGGCGTGAGCGCGGGGGCCGATCCCCAGACGTTCGCACTGGGCATGCGTCACAACTTCTGAGGCCCGGGGCCACGCACGGGGCGTAACTAATACCTTGGTATGGGTTCGCTCCGATTCGTGGCGGAGCCGGCCTGAAGGGAATATCCTTGACGGTTTCCGCGCGGACCATGGTGGCAGCGTCGGTGTCCGCTGTGGGCGGCGCGCCGGCAATACCACCGTATGATGTTGAGCAGGGCCCGGCGGGATTATGCTGTGAGCAAGCGGTGGCCCCTGTCACCGTTCCAGACTTCTCAAGGATTCCGTGTGACTGCCACCCCCGTGATTGCCATTGTCGACGACGACGCTTCCGTCCGGCATGCCATGGGCCGGCTGGTGCGCTCGCTGGACATGACCGCGGAACTCTATGGCGGTGGCCCCGAACTGCTGGCGTCGGCATCGATCGCCGACATCGACTGCGTGATCACCGATGTGCAGATGCCCGTGATGAACGGCTTTGCCCTGTGCGAGGCGCTGCGTGCCCGGGGGCACCGGATGCCGGTGATCTTCATGACGGCCTTCGCGCAGGAGGGCTACGAACAGCGCGCCCGCGACGCCGGCGCGGCCTGTTTCCTGAACAAGCCCTTCCAGGATACGGATATCATCGACTGCATCGAGAACGCCCTGCACCTGCGCCCCGGAAACTAGCTCCCCGGGTCGCTTCCCACGCAGCACCGCATCATGATGACCGACGAATCCAGCCAGGCGCATCGCACGCACGCCGGCCTGCCAGACGCCTTTTCCCTGTCGGAATACCGCTTCGCGCCCTGCCTGCAGGACGGCATCGTGGCGTTTTCGCGCGGCGTGCATCCCGGCACCGGCAGCGCGCTGATGCTGGCCCACGCGGCGTCGCATCGCGTGGAGCCCGATGCCGCGCGGCGCATCGAGGGCGAGTACGCGTTGCGCGGACTGCTGCGCGCCGAATGGGCGCTGGTGCCGCGCGCGCTGACCCGCTACCGCCACGGCGTGGCGGCGGTCTACGACGATCTATCCGGCACGCCCGTATTCGCCCTGCTGGGCCAGCGCCTGCCCGTGGCCAAGGTGCTGTCGATCGCGCTGGGCGCCAGCGCCGCGCTGAAGGCCGTGCACGAATGCGGCCTGGTGCATCGGTCGATCACGCCGTGCAGCCTGTTCGTCGATGACGCGGGACGCTGCCGGATCGGCCGCTTCGGCTTTGCCATCCACGCCGCGCAGCCCGCCGCCGACCGGCCCGCCGTGACCACGCTGGCCGGCGAGGCCCCCGCCTACATGTCGCCCGAACATACCGGGCGCACCCGCCATGCCATCGACGCACGCAGCGACCTCTACGGGCTGGGCGTCATCGTCTACCAATTGCTGACCGGGCAATTGCCGTTCGGCGTCAGGAATCCGGACGATCTTGGCGAATGGATTCACGGCCATGTTGCCGGCGCGGCGCTGCCGCCCGATGCCATCGAACCCGGGGTGCCGGGCATGCTCTCGCACATCGTGCTCAAGCTGCTGGAGAAAAGCCCGGCGCGCCGCTACCAGACCGCCGCCGGGCTGCATGCAGACCTGGCCCGCTGTGCCGAGGCCTGGCGCGCGCATGGCCATATCGCCCCCTTCGAAGCCGGCGAGCGCGATGTCTGCGCCGACCTGGCGCTGCCCGACAGCCTCTACGACCGTGACGCCGAACTTGCCGGCATCGCCCAAGCCTTCGCCAGCGTGCAGGCCAGCGGCACGCCGGCAGTGGTGGCCATGACCGGCCCGTCGGGGGTCGGCAAAAGCACGCTGAGCCAGGCGTTCGTTCAATCGGTGCAGGCGCGGGGTGCCTGCTGCGCGGCGGGAAAGGCAGACCAGTTCCGCCAGAACGTACCCTACGCCGTGCTGGCCGATGCCTTCCGCACGCTGGTTCACCAGATCCTCGGGCTGCCCGAGGAAGCCGTACGGATGTGGCAGCTTCGGCTGGCGCAGGGGCTGGGCCACTACGGCCAGGTGGCGGCGCGCATTGCGCCCGCGTTGCGGCTGCTGGTCGACGATTTTCCGGCAGAGCCCGCCACGCAGGGAGCCGATGCCGACGTGCATGTCGGCATCGCCATGCGCCAGCTGGTGCAGGTGTTTGCGCAGCCAGACCTGCCATTCGTGCTGCTGTTGGACGACATCCAGTGGCTCGACCAGCCGTCGCAGCGGCTGCTGGCGCGACTGGCCGATGCCTCCGTGCCCCTGTCCCTGCTGCTGGTCTGCAGCGCCCGCACGGTCGATGCCGCGCCGCTGGTTGCGCTGCGCGAGCACGCGGCGGTCCGGGACATCCCCGTCGAGAACCTGTCCGTGGCATCCGTTGCCACGTTGCTTGCCGAGGCCCTGCGCATGCCCGAAGCGGCATTGCAGGCACTGGCGCAGCGCGTCCATGCCAAGACGCTCGGCAACCCGTTCTTCGTCAGGCAGTTCCTGCGGACGCTGGTCGACGAGCGGCTGATCACGGGTTCGCCCGAGGGCGACAGCTGGCAGTTCGACCTGATGGCCATCGAACAGCGCAGCCACACCGACAACGTGGCCGAACTGAGCCTGCAGCGGCTGCACAGGCTGCCGGCGGATACGCGCGACTGCCTGGCTGGCATGGCTTGCCTGGGTAACCAGTCTCCCGTCGCGCTGCTGTGCGACGTCTTCGGCCTGACCGAGCGCGCGCTGCATGCGCGGCTGGCGCCGGCGCGCGCGGCCGGGCTGCTCATGCTGGCGCAGCACGACTACGCCTTTACCCATGACCGCATCCAGGAAGCCGCCCACGATGGCATCGACACCACGGCGCGGGCCCGGCTGTGCCTGCACGCGGGACGCCTGCTGGCCCGCGGGACCGGTCACGAGGCCCGCGACGACCTGCTGTTCCGCGCCGCCGACCTGCTGTTGCATGGCGAAGCGCAGCAGACATCGGTCGACGATTCCCGCATGATCGCCACGGTGTTCCTCGATGCCGCGCGGCGGGCGCGCAGCACGGCCGCCTACGCCGCGGCGCTGCAGTATGTCGATGCCGGCCTGCGCCGCGCCTGCGGCCCCGGCATGCCGTCGCCGGCCGCCGACGGGCTCTTGTTCTCGCTGCTCGAGGAACAGGCCCATTGCTGGTTCCTGCAGGGCCGGCTTGACGACGCGCTGGCGCTGGCCAACGACCTGCTCGAACGACCCGCCGGCCCGCTGCGGCAGGCCGGCGTGTACCGGCTGAAGATCGAGATGCATGTGCGGCGCTCTGGAAACGCGCTGGCGGTGCGGCAGGCCATCGAGGGCCTGCAGGGCTTTGGCATCGACCTGCCGCCGCATCCGTCCGATGACCTGTGCAACGCGCTGTACGCGGAGATCCAGCCGCAGCTCACGGCCACGCGCCTGGATGCACTGCTGGCGCTGCCCGATGTTGCCGATGCCCGCATCGATGCCGCCATGGGCCTGCTGTCGGCGCTGCAGATTCCGGCCGGCTTCACGGACCAGAACCTGGCCTTCGCCACCCTGTGCCAGATGCTGCGGCTGACGCTGGCCCACGGCATGAGTGCGTCGGCCACGGCGTCGCTGGCGTGGCTCGGCGTGCAGGTCTGCCACCGCTACGGGGCGTACCACGACGGCTTCCGCTATGGCGAGCTGGCACGCAGGCTGACCACGCGCCACGGCTATGCCGCCCACGAGGCGCGCACCCTGTTGCCGCTGGACCAGCTCAGCGTGTGGACGCAGCCGCTGTCCTATTCGATCGAGTGCGCGCGTGCCGGCTTTGCCGCCGGCGTGGCGCATGGCGACATCACCACGGCCTGCTACGAGTGCTGCCACGTGGTGGCCGTCATGCTGGCACGCGGCGACCCGCTGGACGATGTCGACGCCGAGATCGCGCGCGGACTGCAGTTCGTGCGCGCCGCCCGGTTTGGCGACGTGGAGGCCATCCTGCTGCTGCAGCAGCGCTATGTTGACGGGCTGCGCACGCTGGCGTGGCAGGCCGTCGGCACGCCAGCCGAAGGGGCTGCGACGGAAGGCCTCAGCACGTTAGAGTTCTGGCAGGCGGTGTATCGCGCGAACGTCCTGCTGCTGGCCGGCCGCACGGATGCAGCCGCGCAATGCCTGGACCGCGCCGCCACGTTCGCGTGGTCCGCGCCGGCCCACATCCACCAGCTCGACTTCCACTTGACGCGCGCGCTATCCCTGGCTGCACAGCTCGGTGCCTCGCCCGCGCCGACAGCGGTGTCCGAGGCCGCCTGGCAAACGCTGCGTGCCGACGCCAGACGGCTGCGCGAGTGGGCGCAGGCCAATCCGCAGACCTTTACCGACAAGGCGCTGCTGGTGGAGGCGGAGCTGGCGCGGCTCGAAGGCGATGCGCTGACGGCCATGGCGCGCTACGAGCAGGCCATCGCCCACGCCACGGCGCATGGATTCGTCCACGTCATGGCCCTGGCCCATGAGCGCGCGGCAAGGCTGTGCGCCGAGAAAGCGCTGGGCTCGGCCGCCGACGCGCATCGGCGCCACGCGCGCGACGCCTGCCTGCGCTGGGGCGCCATCGGCAAGGCACGGCAGCTGGAGGCCGACCATCCGGAGATCGTCGACGCCGCGCCGCTGCGCACCTGGCAGCTGGGCACCAGCGCACAGGCGCTCGATGCGGAGAGCGTGATCAAGGCATCCCGGGCGCTGAGCGAGGAAATCCGCCTGGATCGCCTGATCGACAAGCTGATGACCATCGTGCTCGAACACGCGGGGGCGCAGCGCGGCCTGCTGATCCGCATGCGGCCCGAGGGGCCCGTCGTCGAAGCCAGCGCCGACACCACGACCGAGGGCATCCGCGTGCGGGTCACGCATGAACCGGTCACGGCCAGCGCGCTGCCGGTGGCCATGCTCCAGACGGCCGTGCGCACCGGGCAGGCGGCCATGGCGGGTACGTCGATGGGCGCCAATCCGTTCGCGATCGATCCGTACTTCGGGGACATGGCAGACGTATCCGCCCTGTGCATTCCGATGCTGCGCCATCACGAGGTCATCGGCGTGCTGTACCTGGAAAACCGCCTGGTGCGCGACGCCTTCACGCTGGACCGCACGCGCGTGCTGGAGCTGATCGCCTCGCAGGCGGCCATCTCGCTGCGCACGGCCCGCCTCTACGACGACCTGCTGGCCGAGAACGAGCGGCGCCAGCAGGTGGAACGCGAACTGCGCGCCAGCGAGGCGTCGCTGGCCATGGGCGAGAGCGTGAGCCACACGGGCAGCTGGCACTGGGACCTGAAGCACGACCGTTTCACCGGATCGGACGAACTGCGCCGCATCTACGAACTGGATCCGGGCCAGCACGACCTGCCGTTCGACGTGTTCGTGGCGCACATGCACCCCGAGGACCGCGACATGGTGCGACACGTCGTGGAAACCCACATCGCCCGGCAGGCCACCATCCGCGTGGAGCACCGCATCGTGCGGGCCGACGGATCGATCCGCTACCTGGCCGCCATCGGCAAGCCATTGCCCGGCGACGATGGCGAACTCGACTACGTGGGCACCGTGACCGACGTGACGGCCCGGCGCCAGGGCGAGGACGCGCTGCGCAGCGCCCAGGCCGACCTGGCCCGCGTGGCGCGCGCCACCACGGTGGGCCAGCTGACCGCGTCGATCGCACACGAGGTGAACCAGCCGCTGATGTCGATCGTGTCGAATGCGGGCGCCAGCCTGCGCTGGCTGACGCGGCCCACGCCCGATATCGCCAATGCGCGCGAGGGCCTGGAGGCGATCCGCAGCGAGGGCCAGCGCGCCGGCGACATGATCCGCAGCCTGCAGGCGCTGACGCGCAACGCGGCGCCGGTGCTGGCACAGGTGGATATCCACCAGGCCATCCGCCATATCCTGGCGATTTCGCGCAACGAGATCGAACGGCGCCAGATCGCGCTGAAGCTGTCGCTGGACGCCGATCCCGCGTACGTCTTTGGCGACGATATCCAGCTGCAGCAGGTGATCCTGAACCTGGTGGTCAATGCCATCGACGCCATGGCCGAGATCCACGACCGGCCGCGCGTACTGCATCTGGCCACGCGCGTGGCCGACGACCAGTTGCTGGAAGTCAGCGTGGACGACACCGGCACCGGCATCGGGCCGGACCTTGCCGAACAGGTGTTCGAACCGTTCTACACCACCAAGGTCAACGGCATGGGCATGGGGCTGGCCATCTGCAAGTCGATCATCGAGGCGCACCGGGGCCAGCTGCGCGCCGAGGCGCTGGCGCCGCACGGCAGCCGCTTCGCCTTTTCGATTCCGCGCCGCCAGCGGTAGTGGCCGGCCATCGCGCATCGTGCAAATCTGGAAGTGCGACCACCGGAACACAACCCTGGCGGAGCGACCCCGCATAGGCTAGGTTGAATCTTTCACCGCCTGGCGAATCCCACAGGCACCCCTTCCGGACAAGGAGCACAGCATGGCCACGCAAAATGCAGCCGATCTGATCACTTCGGTGCTGCACGGCGCCGGCGTTCGCCGCATCTTCGGTGTCGTCGGCGACAGCCTCAATGGACTGACCGAATCGCTGCGCCAACGCGGTGACATCGAATGGATCCACACCCGGCACGAGGAAACCGCGGCCTTCGCGGCCGGCGCCGAAGCGCACCTGACCGGCAACCTGGCCGTGTGCGCCGGCAGCTGCGGGCCGGGCAACCTGCACCTGATCAACGGGCTGTTCGATTGCCACCGGTCACGCGTGCCGGTACTGGCCATTGCCGCACACATCCCCAGCGCCGAGATCGGCCGCAACTATTTCCAGGAAACTCATCCCGAGCAGCTGTTCCGCGAATGCAGCCACTACTGCGAACTGGTGTCCAGCGTGGAGCAGCTGCCGGGCGTGCTGGAAACGGCCATCCGCGCAGCCGTGGGACGCCGTGGCGTGGCGGTGATCGTCATTCCGGGCGATGTGGCGCTGCGCGCCGCAGCCGTGGCCGGCATCTCGGCGCCGGCATCGATCACGCTGCCGGCGCCCGTGGTGGTGCCGGACGCCGCTTCGCTGGACGCGCTGGCCGAACTGCTGCGCGGCAGCCAGCGCACCACGCTGCTGTGCGGGCGTGGCTGCGCCGGCGCGCACGACCAGGTGGTGCGGCTGGCCGAGACGCTCAAGGCGCCCGTGGTGCACGCGCTGGGCGGCAAGGAATACATCGAGTACGACAATCCGTATGACGTGGGCATGACCGGGCTGATCGGCTTCAGCTCCGGCTACCACGCCATGCAGAATTGCGACACGCTGGTCATGCTGGGCACCGACTTTCCGTACCGCCAGTTCTATCCCGAAGGCGCCCGCGTGGTGCAGGTCGATGTACGTCCCGAGAACCTGGGGCGCCGCACGCGGCTGGACCTCGGGCTGGTGGGCGACGTGGCGGCCACGCTCGACGCGCTGCAGCCGCGCCTGACCGCGCAGGCCGACACTGCGTTCCTGGATGCAAGCCTGCACCACTACCGCAACGCCCGGAAGCAACTGGACGACCTGGCCACCGGCGACAGCGGCCGCCGACCCATCCATCCGCAATACCTGGCCCGGCTGATCAGCGAGCAGGCCGCCGAGGACGCGGTCTTCACGTTCGACGTGGGCACGCCCACCATCTGGGCCGCGCGCTACCTGCGCATGAACGGCCAGCGCCGGCTGATCGGCTCGCTGGCGCATGGGTCGATGGCCAACGCGCTGCCGCAGGCCATTGGCGCGCAGTCGGCCTTTCCCGGCCGGCAGGTCATCAGCCTGTCCGGCGATGGCGGCTTTGCCATGCTGATGGGCGACTTCCTGACGCTCGTGCAGCAGGGGCTGCCGGTGAAGGTGGCGATCTTCAACAACAGCGTGCTGGGCTTCGTGGCGCTGGAGATGAAGGCATCGGGCTTTCTGGAAAGCGGCACGTCGCTGCAGAACCCCGATTTCGCGGCCATGGCACGCGCCATCGGCGTGCATGCCCAGCGCGTGGAAGACCCGCTGCTGCTGCCCGAAGCCGTGGCGACGATGCTGGCGCACGACGGCCCGGCCCTGCTCGACGTGGTGACGAACACGCAGGAACTGGCCATGCCACCCGCGCTGAAGGCCGAACAGGTCAAGGGCTTCAGCCTGTGGGCGCTGAAGGCGGTCATGAACGGCCGCGCCGACGAACTGTTGGAACTGGCAAAGACGAACCTGCTGCGCTAGGCGCGGCCTGCCTTCTTCAGTCGACCTCGGGGTCCGGGGCGCCATCGGCCCCGTCGAAGCTGGCGCCAGGCGTCACCATGCCCAGTGCCTGGCCCATCAGGATCAGTTCGGCAAACGTGCGCGCCTGCATCTTGCGCATGGCCTGGCCGCGATAGATCTTGACGGTGGCCTGGCTGATGCCGAGTTCGTCGGCCACTTCCTTGTTCATCAGGCCGTGGACCAGCAGCTTCATGACTTCGCGCTCGCGGCCGGTCAGGCCGTCCAGGCGTTCGCGCAACAGCTGGGTCTGCGAGCTGGCCTGGCGGCGGTCGCGGTCGCGCTGCAATGCCTCGTTCACGGCATCGAGCAGGTCCTGTTCGCGGAACGGCTTGGCGATGAAATTGACGGCGCCGGCCTTCATGGCCGCCACGGTCATCGGCACGTCGCCGTAGCCGGAGATGAACACGATCGACGCGTGCTTGCCGGCGCGGTTGAGATGGCTCTGGAGGTCCAGCCCGCTGGCGCCGCGCAGGCGCACATCGAGCACGATGCAGGTAGGCTGTTCCGGGAATGCGTAGGCCAGCAGTTCCTCGCCGGAGGTAAAGGATTCGCTGGCGAGCCCGACCGAGCGGAACAGCCCTGACAAGGCGCGCCGCACATCGTGGTCGTCATCGACAACCAGTACGACACCTTCGTCGCTAGGTTCCCGCAACAAGGCGGCACTGCTGTTCATCGTGGTTCTCACTCATGCATGGACGTATGCCCGGGGCTTGCGGGGGCGACCCCAGGGCGCTGCGCCTGACGCAGTCGGACGAACCGTGCTTCAGCCAGATGGCTTGAAATGCACAAAGATGCGACGAACTTGCCGGGAATTGGCGTGATACCGACGTCAGTCCGCCCGATGCGAAGCGGAATTATCGACGCTTTCGATGAAATTGCAAACGATTGTGTGGCGCAGGCGCCGCGAAGCGCGCCGAAGGCGGCCGGGCGGGCTGCGGCGAGCCTCGACGCCCCTTACACCGCTTCCAGGGCCCGGCTCAGGGCGTAGGCCGTGCGCACGGCCACGTCGAAGGAACGGTCGCAGGCCAACTCGCGCCCGGCAATGGTGATGCGCCACCAGTCGCGGTTCCGTTCGCAGCACAGGCGGTGTTCTTCCATCTGATCGGAAAACCAGCGCCATAGCCGGGCATCCTGGCTCAGCGCGGACGCCGCCGCGCGCAGCCGGACCATTTCGAGACCAATTGCTTCATCCATGATTTCTCTCCCAGGGGCAAGCGCCCGCCTGCCCCGTGAGCACATGGTAGGCACGTACGGTCCGGGTGTGCATTGCCCGTTGGTCCAACCGCCGTAGCGCATCGGCATGCCGGGGTTATACCAAGGGCTTATCCCGGGCGGACAGCCGCCGCCCCGCCCGGCGCGGGCCCGACGGCATTTTGTATCCGCATATCGGGCGGCCCGGCGCTGAATACACTGCGATACAAAACCCGGGCAGTCCGACACACAAGGCTTGCGGTGCCTGCCTAGACTCGCCTCAAGCCACCTTCGAAGTCAAACGTAGCTGTCAGACACACAGGAGAAACCATGAGCAAGACCATCGATTTGCCGCGCCGCAACTTTCTTGGCACCGCCAGCCTGGCGCTGGCCGCCGCCCAGCTTGGCGTGATGGGGGCCGCCCACGCGCAGTCCGGCGTGTCGAAGGCCGCGCCGCTGGCGACGGTGACGCCGGGCACGCATGCGTCGTTCCCCGCGATCAGGCAGATCAACGCCGGCGTGCTCAATATCGGCTACGTCGACATGGGCCCGGCCAACGGCCCGGTGGCCCTGCTGCTGCACGGCTGGCCGTACGACATTCACGCCTTTGTCGACGTGGCGCCGCTGCTGGTGCAGCGTGGCTACCGCGTGATCATTCCCCACCTGCGCGGCTTTGGCACCACCACGTTCCTGTCGGCCGATACCAGGCGCAACGGCCAGCCGTCGGCCATCGCCGCCGACGCCATTGCGCTGATGGACGCGCTCAAGGTCAGCAACTTCGTTGCAGCCGGCTTTGACTGGGGCGCGCGCACCGCCGACATCCTGGCCGTGCTGTGGCCCGACCGCTGCCGTGGCCTGGTCTCGGTCAGTGGCT
This region of Cupriavidus sp. EM10 genomic DNA includes:
- a CDS encoding alpha/beta fold hydrolase, which codes for MSKTIDLPRRNFLGTASLALAAAQLGVMGAAHAQSGVSKAAPLATVTPGTHASFPAIRQINAGVLNIGYVDMGPANGPVALLLHGWPYDIHAFVDVAPLLVQRGYRVIIPHLRGFGTTTFLSADTRRNGQPSAIAADAIALMDALKVSNFVAAGFDWGARTADILAVLWPDRCRGLVSVSGYLIGSQAAGKLPLPPEAELQWWYQFYFATDRGVAGYQKYTHDFAKLIWKLASPQWKFDDATFARSAASLDNADHVAITIHNYRWRMGLVEGEPKFDDIEKKLATGPTISVPTITMEGDDNGAPHPAPSAYKSKFTGRYEHRDITGGIGHNLPQEAPTAFAQAVLDVDRK